One genomic segment of Mycolicibacterium psychrotolerans includes these proteins:
- a CDS encoding sensor domain-containing protein encodes MRRASAAVVGICVLVTGCGDTISNAESPTPTRTMIPRPLMERELGKLLLAPEQISATMGAPMAVIEAQSAMSDNSAIMAPPECLAIDGAAEAQVYVNSGFSAERDQSLNDGDAFKHYSKQAVVMFPYLEKAAEFFDASANQWPACHEYTHTQSQSQWTVGEIRNADHVLSTVAMQRDAAAPGWGCGRALMQRNNIVIDVNTCSANPADTAVKIADQIAANVAATW; translated from the coding sequence ATGCGACGAGCGAGCGCCGCAGTGGTGGGAATCTGCGTGCTGGTGACCGGGTGCGGCGACACGATCAGCAACGCCGAATCACCGACGCCGACCAGGACCATGATCCCGCGTCCACTGATGGAGCGCGAGCTCGGGAAGCTGCTGCTGGCCCCCGAGCAGATCTCCGCCACGATGGGGGCGCCGATGGCTGTCATCGAGGCGCAGTCCGCGATGTCGGACAACAGCGCGATCATGGCGCCGCCGGAGTGCCTCGCCATCGACGGCGCCGCCGAAGCCCAGGTCTACGTCAACAGCGGCTTCAGCGCCGAGCGCGATCAGAGCCTGAACGACGGCGACGCCTTCAAGCACTACTCGAAGCAGGCCGTCGTGATGTTCCCCTACCTCGAGAAGGCCGCCGAGTTCTTCGACGCGTCGGCCAACCAGTGGCCGGCCTGCCATGAGTACACCCACACCCAGAGCCAGTCGCAGTGGACGGTCGGCGAGATCCGCAACGCCGACCACGTGCTGAGCACCGTCGCCATGCAGCGCGACGCCGCCGCCCCGGGATGGGGCTGCGGACGGGCGCTGATGCAGCGCAACAACATCGTCATCGACGTCAACACCTGCAGCGCGAACCCGGCCGACACCGCGGTCAAGATCGCCGACCAGATCGCCGCGAACGTCGCGGCGACGTGGTAG
- a CDS encoding FAD-binding oxidoreductase, which produces MASDVLAELISALPDGTVVTDPDILESYRHDRAADPGAGTPMAVVRPRRTEEVQAVLRWASAHRIAVVPRGMGTGLSGGATALNGGIVLSTEKMRDISVDPVTRTAVAQPGLLNAEVKKAVAEYGLWYPPDPSSYEICSIGGNVATNAGGLCCVKYGVTTDYVLGMQVVLADGTAVRLGGPRLKDVAGLSLTKLFVGSEGTLGVVTEVTLKLLPAQHGACTVVATFDSVEAAANAVVTITGKIRPSMLEFMDAAAINAVEDKLRMGLDRDAAAMMVAASDDRGPSGAQDAEYMAGVFTEHGAKEVFSTSDPEEGEAFVAARRFAIPAVEARGSLLLEDVGVPLPALAELVAGVEKIAANHNLLISVIAHAGDGNTHPLIVFDPADAEMEKRAQQAFGEIMDLAVGLGGTITGEHGVGRLKRPWLAGQLGPEVMELNRRIKAALDPDGILNPGAAI; this is translated from the coding sequence GTGGCCTCCGACGTGCTCGCTGAACTGATCTCCGCGCTTCCCGACGGCACCGTCGTCACCGACCCCGACATCCTCGAGTCCTACCGGCATGACCGCGCGGCCGATCCGGGCGCAGGCACCCCGATGGCCGTCGTACGTCCGCGCCGCACCGAGGAGGTCCAGGCGGTGCTGCGGTGGGCCAGCGCGCACCGCATCGCCGTCGTTCCGCGCGGCATGGGCACCGGACTGTCCGGCGGCGCCACCGCACTCAACGGCGGAATCGTGCTGTCCACCGAGAAGATGCGCGACATCTCCGTCGACCCGGTCACCCGCACCGCCGTCGCGCAACCGGGCCTGCTGAACGCCGAGGTCAAGAAAGCGGTCGCCGAGTACGGGCTCTGGTACCCGCCGGATCCGTCGTCCTATGAGATCTGCAGCATCGGCGGCAACGTCGCCACCAATGCGGGCGGGCTGTGCTGCGTCAAGTACGGCGTCACCACCGACTACGTGCTGGGCATGCAAGTGGTGCTGGCCGACGGCACCGCGGTGCGCCTGGGCGGCCCCCGCCTGAAAGACGTTGCGGGACTGTCGTTGACGAAGTTGTTTGTCGGCAGTGAGGGCACCCTCGGGGTGGTCACCGAGGTCACCTTGAAGCTGTTGCCCGCCCAGCACGGGGCCTGCACGGTGGTCGCGACGTTCGACTCCGTCGAGGCCGCCGCCAACGCCGTCGTGACGATCACAGGAAAGATCCGGCCCTCGATGCTGGAGTTCATGGACGCCGCGGCCATCAACGCGGTGGAGGACAAACTGCGGATGGGTCTGGACCGCGACGCCGCGGCGATGATGGTCGCCGCCAGCGACGACCGCGGACCGTCGGGTGCGCAGGATGCCGAGTACATGGCCGGGGTGTTCACCGAGCACGGCGCCAAGGAGGTGTTCTCGACCTCGGATCCCGAGGAGGGTGAGGCGTTCGTCGCGGCCCGCCGCTTCGCGATTCCCGCTGTGGAGGCCAGGGGCTCGCTGCTGCTCGAGGACGTCGGTGTGCCGCTGCCCGCGCTGGCCGAACTGGTGGCCGGCGTCGAGAAGATCGCCGCCAACCACAACCTGCTGATCTCGGTCATCGCCCATGCCGGCGACGGCAACACCCACCCGCTGATCGTGTTCGACCCCGCCGACGCGGAGATGGAGAAGCGCGCCCAGCAGGCATTCGGGGAGATCATGGACCTCGCCGTCGGGCTGGGCGGCACGATCACCGGCGAACACGGTGTCGGCCGGCTCAAGCGGCCGTGGCTCGCCGGTCAGCTCGGCCCCGAGGTCATGGAGCTCAACCGGCGGATCAAGGCTGCGCTCGACCCGGACGGCATCCTGAACCCCGGTGCGGCCATCTGA
- a CDS encoding MFS transporter, translating to MNRRGPLLLILFAALMAGAGNGISIVAFPWLVLQRTGSALDASIVAMAGTLPLLAATLIAGAAVDFLGRRRVSMISDALSALSVAAVPVLALLFGAQAVNVAVLAGLAALGALFDPAGMTARETMLPEAAGRAGWTLDHANSVYEAVFNLAYIVGPGIGGLLIATLGGIDTMWVTAAAFVLSIAAIAALRLEGAGPPDPAAMSDGVWAGIVEGLRFVWHNKVLRTLAFVDLAATGLYMPMESVLFPKYFTDRNEPAQLGWVLMALSVGGLIGALGYAVMSKYTRRRTVMLTAVLTLGVAMTVIAFLPPLPVILVLCAVVGFVYGPIAPIYNYVMQTRAPQHLRGRVVGVMGSLAYAAGPLGLILAGPLADTAGLHATFLALSLPMLALGVAAVFLPALRELDRPATI from the coding sequence ATGAATCGGCGCGGCCCGCTGCTGCTGATCCTGTTCGCCGCGCTGATGGCGGGCGCGGGCAACGGCATCTCGATCGTCGCGTTCCCGTGGCTGGTGTTGCAGCGCACCGGATCCGCGCTGGACGCGTCGATCGTCGCGATGGCAGGCACGCTGCCGCTGCTCGCCGCGACGCTGATCGCCGGCGCCGCGGTCGACTTCCTGGGCCGGCGCCGGGTGTCGATGATCTCCGACGCGCTGTCCGCGCTGTCGGTGGCCGCCGTCCCGGTGCTGGCCCTGCTGTTCGGCGCGCAGGCCGTCAACGTCGCGGTGCTCGCCGGATTGGCCGCGCTCGGAGCGCTTTTCGACCCTGCCGGCATGACGGCGCGGGAGACGATGCTGCCTGAGGCGGCCGGGCGGGCGGGCTGGACCCTCGACCACGCCAATTCGGTTTACGAGGCCGTGTTCAACCTGGCCTACATCGTGGGACCCGGCATCGGCGGTCTGCTCATCGCGACGCTGGGCGGGATCGACACGATGTGGGTGACCGCCGCCGCGTTCGTGTTGTCGATCGCGGCGATCGCGGCACTGCGCCTCGAGGGCGCAGGCCCGCCCGACCCCGCGGCCATGAGTGATGGCGTGTGGGCCGGAATCGTCGAAGGCTTGCGCTTTGTGTGGCACAACAAAGTGCTGCGCACCCTCGCGTTCGTGGACCTGGCGGCCACAGGGCTCTACATGCCGATGGAATCGGTCCTTTTTCCCAAGTACTTCACCGACCGGAACGAACCGGCCCAGTTGGGCTGGGTGTTGATGGCGCTCAGCGTCGGTGGGCTGATCGGAGCGTTGGGCTACGCGGTGATGTCGAAGTACACGCGGCGGCGCACGGTGATGCTGACCGCGGTGCTGACCCTGGGGGTGGCGATGACGGTCATCGCATTCCTGCCGCCGCTGCCGGTGATCCTCGTGCTGTGCGCGGTCGTGGGGTTCGTATACGGCCCGATCGCGCCGATCTACAACTACGTCATGCAGACCCGGGCGCCGCAGCACCTGCGCGGCCGGGTGGTCGGGGTGATGGGGTCGCTGGCCTATGCGGCCGGTCCGCTCGGCCTGATCCTGGCCGGGCCGCTGGCCGACACCGCCGGTCTGCACGCGACGTTCCTCGCGCTGTCGCTGCCGATGCTGGCGCTCGGGGTCGCGGCGGTGTTCCTGCCGGCGCTGCGCGAATTGGATCGGCCGGCGACGATCTAG
- a CDS encoding acyltransferase family protein: protein MTLSRDADAQGGLESVTATGRVDSLTGIRAVAALLVVLTHAAYTTGRYGQGYVGLVFSRMEIGVPIFFVLSGFLLFGPWVNACAAGTPAPSVRRYAWHRVRRIMPAYVVTVVAAYLVYHFRTAGPNPGHTWEGLARNLTLTQIYTDNYLYSFLHQGLTQMWSLAVEAAFYVALPAMAYLLLVVLCRRRWRPGLLLAGLAAASLISPAWLTLVHTTDFLPDGARLWLPGYLAWFIGGMVLAVLVPLRVRAYALVCLPVVVVSYLIVSTPIGGEPTTSPALLWEALAKTVFYAVIATLMVAPLALGTQDGLYARLMASRPMVFLGEISYEIFLIHLVTMELVMVEVLHYPIYNGSVWLLFVGTLVVTVPLAWLLHRCTRVRPTVRSS from the coding sequence ATGACGCTGTCCCGAGACGCCGACGCCCAGGGCGGTCTGGAGTCGGTCACGGCGACCGGCCGGGTCGACTCGCTGACCGGAATCCGCGCGGTTGCGGCACTGCTGGTCGTGCTCACTCACGCCGCGTACACCACCGGCAGGTACGGGCAGGGCTACGTCGGGCTGGTGTTCTCCCGGATGGAGATCGGCGTGCCGATCTTCTTCGTGCTGTCCGGGTTCCTGCTTTTCGGACCCTGGGTGAACGCCTGCGCCGCCGGCACGCCGGCGCCGTCGGTGCGCCGCTACGCGTGGCACCGGGTGCGGCGCATCATGCCGGCCTACGTCGTCACCGTCGTCGCGGCCTACCTCGTCTATCACTTCCGCACGGCCGGGCCGAACCCCGGACACACCTGGGAGGGGCTGGCGCGCAACCTGACCCTGACCCAGATCTACACCGACAACTATCTGTATTCCTTTCTGCACCAAGGTCTTACGCAGATGTGGAGCCTCGCCGTCGAGGCGGCGTTCTACGTGGCCCTGCCGGCGATGGCGTACCTGCTGCTCGTCGTGCTGTGCCGGCGGCGCTGGCGGCCGGGTCTGCTGCTGGCCGGGCTCGCGGCTGCGTCGTTGATCTCCCCGGCCTGGTTGACGCTGGTGCACACCACCGACTTCCTGCCCGACGGCGCCCGGCTGTGGTTGCCCGGATACCTCGCGTGGTTCATCGGCGGAATGGTGCTCGCGGTGCTGGTGCCGCTGCGAGTGCGCGCCTACGCCCTGGTCTGTCTGCCGGTCGTCGTCGTCAGCTATCTCATCGTGTCGACGCCGATCGGGGGCGAACCGACGACGTCCCCGGCGCTGCTGTGGGAGGCGTTGGCCAAGACGGTGTTCTACGCGGTGATCGCGACGCTGATGGTGGCTCCGTTGGCGCTGGGAACGCAGGACGGGCTCTACGCCCGCCTGATGGCGAGCAGGCCGATGGTGTTCCTCGGCGAGATCTCCTACGAGATCTTCCTGATCCACCTGGTCACGATGGAGCTGGTGATGGTCGAGGTCCTGCACTATCCGATCTACAACGGCTCGGTGTGGCTGCTTTTCGTCGGCACGCTGGTGGTCACCGTTCCGTTGGCGTGGCTGCTGCACCGTTGCACCCGCGTGCGACCCACGGTCCGTTCGAGCTAG
- a CDS encoding DEAD/DEAH box helicase gives MTSSDTAPDTVDLPGDTTFADLQIHPSVLQAVKDVGYESPSPIQAATIPAMLAGSDVVGLAQTGTGKTAAFAIPILSKIDTSSRTTQALVLAPTRELALQVAEAFSRYGAHLNVNVLPVYGGSSYGPQLAGLRRGAHIVVGTPGRVIDHLEKGTLDVSHLDYMVLDEADEMLQMGFAEDVERILADTPEYKQVALFSATMPPAIKKITAKYLHDPVEVTVKSKTQTAENITQRYIQVSYPRKMDALTRLLEVEQGDAMIVFVRTKQATEEVAEKLKARGFAAAAINGDIPQAVRERTINALKDGSIDILVATDVAARGLDVERISHVVNFDIPHDPESYVHRIGRTGRAGRSGTALLFVTPRERHLLGAIERVTRQKLVESDLPSVDDVNERRVQKFTDSITEALAAPGIELFRKLIEGYARDHDVPMADIAAALALQSRDGEEFLMTEPPPEKRREKRDRPDRPDRDDRGPRKPRERRSDLATYRIAVGKKHKVAPGAIVGAIANEGGLHRSDFGHIAIKLDYSLVELPAKLSRETLKKLENTRIQGQLIHLEPDRGPKARRTSP, from the coding sequence ATGACCTCCTCCGATACGGCCCCGGACACCGTGGATCTGCCTGGTGACACGACCTTTGCCGACCTGCAGATCCACCCGTCGGTGCTGCAGGCCGTCAAGGACGTCGGCTATGAGTCGCCCTCACCCATTCAGGCGGCGACGATCCCGGCGATGCTGGCCGGCTCCGACGTCGTCGGTCTGGCACAGACCGGCACCGGCAAGACCGCGGCGTTCGCGATCCCGATCCTCAGCAAGATCGACACCTCCAGCCGCACCACGCAGGCGCTGGTGCTCGCCCCGACCCGGGAACTGGCTCTACAGGTCGCCGAGGCGTTCAGTCGGTACGGCGCGCACCTGAACGTCAACGTGCTGCCCGTGTACGGCGGCAGTTCCTACGGCCCGCAGCTGGCGGGGCTGCGACGCGGCGCCCACATCGTGGTCGGGACGCCGGGCCGGGTGATCGACCACCTGGAGAAGGGCACGCTGGACGTCAGCCACCTCGACTACATGGTGCTCGACGAGGCCGACGAGATGCTGCAGATGGGTTTCGCCGAGGACGTCGAGCGCATCCTGGCCGACACCCCGGAGTACAAGCAGGTCGCGTTGTTCTCCGCGACGATGCCGCCGGCGATCAAGAAGATCACCGCCAAGTACCTGCATGATCCGGTCGAGGTGACGGTCAAGTCGAAGACCCAGACCGCCGAGAACATCACCCAGCGCTACATCCAGGTGTCGTACCCCCGGAAGATGGACGCGCTGACCCGGCTGCTGGAGGTCGAGCAGGGCGACGCGATGATCGTGTTCGTCCGTACCAAGCAGGCCACCGAGGAGGTCGCCGAGAAACTCAAGGCGCGCGGGTTCGCGGCGGCGGCCATCAACGGCGACATCCCGCAGGCCGTGCGTGAGCGCACCATCAACGCGCTCAAGGACGGCTCGATCGACATCCTGGTCGCCACCGACGTGGCGGCCCGCGGCCTGGATGTCGAACGCATCTCCCACGTGGTGAACTTCGACATCCCGCACGACCCGGAGTCGTACGTGCACCGGATCGGACGCACCGGGCGCGCCGGTCGGTCGGGTACGGCGCTGCTGTTCGTGACGCCACGTGAGCGCCATCTGCTCGGCGCGATCGAGCGGGTGACGCGGCAGAAGCTCGTCGAATCCGATCTGCCGTCGGTGGATGACGTGAACGAGCGGCGCGTGCAGAAGTTCACCGACTCGATCACCGAGGCGCTGGCGGCGCCGGGCATCGAGTTGTTCCGCAAGCTGATCGAGGGCTACGCACGCGACCACGACGTGCCGATGGCCGACATCGCCGCCGCGCTGGCGCTGCAGAGCCGCGACGGCGAAGAGTTCCTGATGACCGAGCCGCCGCCGGAGAAGCGCCGCGAGAAGCGCGACCGGCCGGACCGGCCCGACCGTGACGATCGCGGTCCGCGCAAGCCCCGAGAGCGCCGCAGTGATCTGGCGACTTACCGGATCGCGGTCGGCAAGAAGCACAAGGTGGCGCCCGGCGCGATCGTGGGCGCGATCGCCAACGAGGGTGGCCTGCACCGCAGCGACTTCGGCCATATCGCGATCAAGCTGGACTACTCGCTGGTGGAATTGCCGGCCAAGTTGTCCAGGGAGACGCTGAAGAAGCTGGAGAACACCCGAATCCAGGGCCAGCTGATCCACCTCGAACCCGATCGCGGGCCGAAGGCACGCCGCACCTCGCCCTAG
- a CDS encoding L-lactate permease: protein MYQQVLDPVGGSLALSAAVAAVPLLLLFVLLGAVKMTAWVASLISLAVSIVIAVAVYGMPVGQTLLAGTEGAAFGFFPILWIVINAIWVYQMTVETGHFDVLRRSFSSVSDDQRIQAVIIAFSFGALLEALAGFGTPVAVTSVMLMALGFRPLKAAVLALVANTAPVAFGAMATPIITLGRVTELPADTLGAMVGRQTPILALFVPLVLVLIVDGRRGVRDTWPAALVCGIVFAVAQYATSNFLSVPLADVVASLLSAAAVVGLIRVWQPRRSPAVHPAVVAGGAADEPTPEFAARTGRVAEEEHDTRADVVRAYAPYGIIIAVFVVCQIPAVKHLLDGATVAFRWPGLNVVDADGDPSSLTKFTLNLLTTPGTQMLVAGVLTMVALRLSVPRALKAYGATLHQLRWAILTVMAVLALAFVMNMSGQTITLGTWMAGAGGAFALLSPILGWLGVAVTGSDTSANSLFGALQVTAANQAGLSEVLMAASNSSGGVLGKMVSPQNLAIAAAAVGLNGKEGDIFRRVVLWSLGFLALMCILSGLQASVLSWMVP, encoded by the coding sequence GTGTACCAGCAAGTTCTCGATCCTGTCGGAGGTTCTCTCGCACTCAGCGCGGCGGTGGCCGCCGTGCCCCTACTGCTGCTGTTCGTCCTGCTCGGGGCGGTGAAGATGACGGCCTGGGTGGCGTCACTGATCTCGCTTGCCGTCAGCATCGTGATCGCCGTGGCCGTGTACGGCATGCCCGTCGGGCAGACCCTGCTGGCCGGCACGGAGGGTGCCGCGTTCGGCTTCTTCCCGATCCTGTGGATCGTCATCAACGCCATCTGGGTGTACCAGATGACCGTCGAGACAGGACATTTCGACGTCCTGCGGCGGTCGTTCAGTTCCGTCAGCGACGATCAGCGCATCCAGGCCGTCATCATCGCGTTCTCCTTCGGCGCACTGCTCGAGGCCCTCGCCGGCTTCGGCACGCCGGTGGCGGTGACGTCGGTGATGTTGATGGCGCTGGGATTCCGGCCGCTCAAGGCGGCGGTGCTCGCCCTGGTCGCGAACACCGCACCGGTGGCGTTCGGTGCGATGGCCACCCCGATCATCACGCTGGGCCGGGTCACCGAGCTGCCCGCCGACACCCTCGGCGCGATGGTCGGCAGGCAAACCCCGATCCTCGCGCTGTTCGTGCCGTTGGTCCTGGTGCTGATCGTCGACGGCCGCCGCGGTGTGCGCGACACCTGGCCCGCGGCGCTGGTCTGCGGCATCGTGTTCGCCGTCGCGCAGTACGCGACCTCGAACTTCCTGTCCGTACCGCTGGCGGACGTGGTGGCCTCTCTGCTCTCCGCGGCCGCGGTGGTCGGGCTGATCCGTGTCTGGCAGCCGCGACGCTCCCCCGCCGTGCACCCCGCGGTCGTCGCCGGCGGCGCGGCCGACGAACCGACACCCGAGTTCGCCGCGCGCACCGGCCGCGTGGCGGAGGAGGAGCACGACACGCGGGCCGACGTGGTCCGCGCCTACGCGCCCTACGGCATCATCATCGCGGTCTTCGTGGTGTGTCAGATCCCCGCGGTCAAGCACCTCCTCGACGGTGCGACGGTCGCGTTCAGGTGGCCCGGTCTGAACGTCGTCGACGCCGACGGCGACCCGTCCTCGTTGACCAAGTTCACCCTCAACCTGCTCACCACGCCGGGCACCCAGATGCTCGTCGCCGGCGTTCTCACCATGGTGGCGCTGCGACTCTCCGTGCCGCGCGCGCTGAAGGCCTACGGGGCGACGCTGCACCAGCTCCGCTGGGCCATCCTCACCGTGATGGCAGTCCTCGCACTGGCGTTCGTGATGAACATGTCGGGCCAGACGATCACGCTCGGCACCTGGATGGCGGGTGCGGGCGGCGCGTTCGCATTGCTGTCCCCGATCCTGGGGTGGCTCGGTGTCGCGGTCACCGGCTCGGACACGTCGGCGAACTCGCTGTTCGGTGCGCTGCAGGTGACCGCGGCCAACCAGGCGGGGCTCTCGGAGGTGCTGATGGCCGCGTCGAACAGCTCCGGCGGTGTGCTGGGCAAGATGGTCTCCCCGCAGAACCTCGCGATCGCCGCCGCGGCGGTCGGACTGAACGGCAAGGAGGGCGACATCTTCCGGCGAGTGGTGCTGTGGAGCCTCGGCTTCCTGGCCCTGATGTGCATCCTGTCCGGACTGCAGGCCTCCGTGCTGTCCTGGATGGTCCCGTGA
- a CDS encoding TetR/AcrR family transcriptional regulator gives MAGDWLASRRTEVAADRILDAAGELFVHKEAATVGMNEIASAAGCSRATLYRYFENRDALYTAYVHRESYRLYREMTEQIMSIVDPRERLIEGLISSLRNVRNSPALASWFATTQRPIGGDMAEQSEVIKALTEAFVISLGPDEPHTIEHRARWLVRVMTSLLVFPGHDEADERSMLEEFVVPIVLPAREAGQATL, from the coding sequence ATGGCCGGGGACTGGCTGGCCTCGCGCCGCACCGAGGTCGCCGCCGACCGCATCCTGGACGCGGCGGGCGAGCTGTTCGTCCACAAGGAGGCCGCCACCGTCGGCATGAACGAGATCGCCTCGGCCGCCGGGTGTTCCCGCGCGACGCTGTACCGCTACTTCGAGAACCGGGATGCGCTCTACACCGCGTACGTGCACCGCGAGAGCTACCGCCTCTACCGCGAGATGACCGAGCAGATCATGTCGATCGTCGACCCGCGGGAACGGCTCATCGAGGGCCTGATCTCCTCGTTGCGCAACGTCCGCAACAGCCCCGCGCTGGCGTCCTGGTTCGCGACGACGCAACGGCCCATCGGCGGCGATATGGCCGAACAGTCGGAGGTGATCAAGGCCCTCACCGAGGCGTTCGTCATCTCGCTTGGACCCGACGAACCGCACACCATCGAGCACCGGGCCCGCTGGCTGGTGCGCGTGATGACCTCCCTGCTCGTCTTCCCCGGACACGACGAGGCCGACGAGCGCAGCATGCTCGAAGAGTTCGTCGTGCCGATCGTGCTGCCGGCCCGCGAAGCCGGTCAGGCCACCCTGTAA
- a CDS encoding uracil-DNA glycosylase, translating to MRLPHPRTGALFDSPVRPGSGWPGDAATARTVVAATPAEVAALAQAAATLTQLDAEVSVCRACPRLVAWREEVATVKRKSFADQPYWGRPAAGFGAERPRILVVGLAPAANGANRTGRVFTGDRSGDFLFGSLHRTGLANQPTATDSADGLALNDIRVAAAVRCAPPGNAPTPAERSTCAPWLDAEWRLVGAHARVIVALGGFAWQVALAMIRRAGGAAGTPAPKFGHGVAAPLSTPQGELTLLGCYHPSQQNTFTGRLTPAMMDDIFARARAISA from the coding sequence GTGAGGTTGCCGCATCCGCGCACTGGCGCCCTGTTCGACTCCCCGGTGCGCCCGGGTTCCGGATGGCCGGGCGACGCGGCGACCGCGCGCACTGTCGTCGCCGCGACGCCCGCCGAGGTGGCCGCGCTGGCGCAGGCCGCCGCCACCCTCACCCAGCTCGACGCCGAGGTGTCGGTGTGCCGCGCCTGCCCCCGGCTGGTCGCTTGGCGCGAGGAGGTCGCGACGGTGAAGCGCAAGTCCTTCGCCGACCAGCCCTACTGGGGCCGGCCGGCCGCGGGCTTCGGCGCGGAACGGCCGCGGATCCTGGTCGTCGGGCTCGCGCCTGCGGCCAACGGCGCCAACCGCACCGGGCGGGTGTTCACCGGCGACCGGTCGGGCGACTTCCTGTTCGGGTCGCTGCACCGCACCGGTTTGGCCAATCAGCCGACAGCCACCGACAGCGCAGACGGATTGGCGCTCAACGACATCCGAGTGGCTGCGGCGGTCCGCTGTGCGCCGCCGGGTAATGCGCCGACGCCGGCAGAGCGCAGCACCTGCGCGCCGTGGCTGGACGCGGAGTGGCGGCTGGTCGGCGCGCACGCGCGGGTGATCGTCGCGCTCGGCGGCTTCGCATGGCAGGTGGCGCTGGCGATGATCCGCCGGGCCGGCGGTGCGGCGGGCACCCCGGCGCCCAAGTTCGGCCACGGTGTGGCGGCGCCGCTGTCGACGCCGCAGGGGGAGTTGACGCTGTTGGGCTGCTATCACCCCAGCCAGCAGAACACGTTCACCGGCCGGCTGACCCCGGCGATGATGGACGACATCTTCGCCCGGGCGCGCGCGATTTCGGCGTGA
- a CDS encoding cytochrome P450, with protein sequence MTAILSQGSPARFQLATATTWPAPWDMYRALRDHDPVHHVVPDDRPDHDYYVLSRHADIWAAARDHQTFSSAQGLTVNYGELEMIGLADNPPMVMQDPPVHTEFRKLVSRGFTPRQVEAVEPKVREFVVERIERLRAQGGGDIVAELFKPLPSMVVAHYLGVPEADRGQFDGWTEAIVAANTTEGGVAGALGSLGDALGDMMAYFTALIERRRTDPADDTVSHLVAAGVGADGDIAGVLSILAFTFTMVTGGNDTTTGMLGGSMQLLHQRPDQRRLLTADPGLIPDAVDEFLRLTSPVQGLARTTTRDVTIGERTIPEGRKVLFLYGSANRDEREYGSNAGELDVNRHPRNILTFSHGAHFCLGSAAARMQSRVALHELLTRIPDFEVDEAGIVWAGGSYVRRPLSVPFTVTS encoded by the coding sequence ATGACCGCGATTCTGTCTCAGGGCTCGCCCGCGCGCTTCCAGCTCGCCACCGCGACCACCTGGCCGGCGCCCTGGGACATGTACCGCGCGCTGCGCGACCACGACCCTGTCCATCACGTGGTACCCGACGACAGGCCTGATCACGACTACTACGTGCTGTCGCGGCACGCCGACATCTGGGCGGCCGCCCGCGACCACCAGACGTTCTCCTCCGCGCAGGGCCTGACCGTCAACTACGGGGAACTCGAGATGATCGGGCTCGCCGACAACCCACCGATGGTCATGCAGGACCCGCCCGTGCACACCGAGTTCCGCAAGCTGGTGTCGCGGGGTTTCACGCCCCGCCAGGTCGAGGCGGTCGAGCCGAAAGTCCGCGAGTTCGTCGTCGAGCGCATCGAGAGGTTGCGCGCGCAGGGCGGCGGGGACATCGTCGCGGAGTTGTTCAAGCCGCTCCCGTCGATGGTCGTGGCGCACTACCTCGGCGTCCCCGAAGCCGACCGCGGCCAGTTCGACGGGTGGACCGAGGCGATCGTCGCCGCCAACACCACCGAAGGCGGGGTGGCCGGCGCGCTGGGCAGCCTCGGTGACGCGCTCGGCGACATGATGGCCTACTTCACCGCGCTGATCGAGCGGCGTCGCACCGACCCGGCCGACGACACCGTCTCGCACCTGGTGGCAGCAGGCGTCGGCGCCGACGGCGACATCGCCGGCGTGCTGTCCATTCTCGCGTTCACGTTCACCATGGTCACCGGCGGCAACGACACCACCACCGGCATGCTCGGCGGCTCCATGCAACTGCTGCACCAGCGCCCCGACCAACGCAGGCTGCTCACCGCCGATCCGGGCCTGATCCCCGACGCCGTCGACGAGTTCCTGCGCCTCACCTCGCCCGTGCAGGGCCTCGCACGCACGACCACCCGCGACGTCACGATCGGTGAGCGCACCATCCCCGAGGGCCGCAAGGTGCTCTTCCTGTACGGCTCGGCCAACCGTGACGAACGCGAATACGGCTCCAACGCGGGTGAACTCGACGTGAACCGCCACCCCCGCAACATCCTCACGTTCAGTCACGGCGCGCATTTCTGCCTGGGCTCGGCGGCCGCTCGGATGCAGTCGCGGGTAGCCCTGCACGAACTGCTCACCCGCATACCGGATTTCGAAGTGGACGAAGCCGGGATCGTATGGGCCGGAGGCAGTTACGTGCGCCGCCCGCTGTCGGTGCCGTTCACGGTGACGAGCTGA